From Sporosarcina sp. Te-1, the proteins below share one genomic window:
- the tatA gene encoding twin-arginine translocase TatA/TatE family subunit translates to MSLASIGVPGLIIILVIVLILFGPRKLPEVGSAVGKTLAEFKKSARDILEEEDKPDTPKKKDPS, encoded by the coding sequence ATGAGTTTAGCAAGCATCGGGGTTCCGGGATTAATCATCATCCTAGTCATTGTACTGATTTTATTCGGCCCTCGGAAATTGCCTGAGGTCGGGTCCGCGGTCGGAAAGACATTGGCGGAATTTAAGAAATCGGCCAGGGATATTTTAGAAGAAGAGGACAAGCCGGATACTCCAAAGAAAAAAGATCCTTCTTAA
- the tatC gene encoding twin-arginine translocase subunit TatC, translated as MDPYEHHNRKILSPLDKKQEVPSEQLVELPEEDPVDSTEKKEHNPTLVDHLTDLRKQLIKSVLVFLVFFIGVFSTINFWFPFVTRGHELIVLGPLEVVTFYMSISTALAFGLSLPFLCHFLWQFVKPGLLARESQFLSLYSPVMFLLFIGGLSFGYFIVNPLSYDFLVSIGKVNFSVLISAQEYVRFLLMTTMPVGLLFELPIVAMFLSAIGLLTSETMKKIRKWSYVVLAVVSALITPPDFVSQLIVLIPMILLYEASIFIVMQGERRAKKMEEVRLD; from the coding sequence ATGGATCCATATGAGCATCATAATCGTAAAATCTTGAGTCCGTTGGATAAGAAACAGGAAGTGCCAAGTGAGCAGCTCGTGGAATTACCCGAGGAAGATCCTGTTGATTCGACAGAGAAAAAAGAACACAATCCGACGCTCGTCGATCATTTGACGGATTTACGGAAACAGCTCATCAAGAGTGTATTGGTGTTCCTTGTTTTCTTTATCGGCGTATTTTCGACTATCAACTTCTGGTTTCCGTTTGTCACGAGGGGACATGAATTGATTGTCCTCGGCCCTTTAGAAGTCGTAACGTTCTATATGTCCATTTCGACGGCATTGGCATTTGGATTGTCGCTGCCCTTCCTCTGCCATTTTCTTTGGCAATTTGTAAAACCAGGGTTGCTTGCCCGGGAAAGCCAGTTTCTCAGTCTCTACTCTCCAGTCATGTTTCTTTTGTTTATCGGAGGACTTTCATTCGGATATTTCATCGTTAATCCACTAAGCTATGATTTTTTAGTGTCGATCGGTAAAGTGAATTTCTCGGTATTAATTTCAGCGCAGGAATATGTAAGATTCCTTCTCATGACGACGATGCCGGTTGGGCTTCTCTTTGAATTGCCTATTGTCGCCATGTTTTTGTCGGCGATTGGACTATTGACTTCGGAGACAATGAAAAAAATCCGTAAGTGGTCGTATGTGGTGCTAGCGGTTGTCTCGGCCCTCATCACGCCGCCTGATTTTGTAAGTCAATTGATCGTCCTTATACCGATGATCTTGTTGTATGAGGCCAGCATCTTCATTGTCATGCAAGGCGAACGGCGGGCGAAGAAGATGGAAGAAGTGAGACTGGATTAA
- a CDS encoding helix-turn-helix transcriptional regulator — protein MSINSNVAQVVSLLGEASRASILTSLMDGRFHTATELAYMAGIKPQTASFHLSKLVEGNLVKVEKQGRHRYFQLANAEVATLLESLLAISPPPEIRSLKQSNQLKLLQDARTCYDHLAGKLGVGITESMVSAGYLEKEEKEFIVTRKGNQFLVDFGVDMDVLKKKRRSFSHACIDWSERHHHLGGSLGNGLMIRFLELGWIVQVPSIRAVKITDAGKNGFKQFFEYPNE, from the coding sequence ATGAGTATAAATTCAAATGTGGCTCAAGTTGTCTCATTACTTGGAGAAGCCTCTCGCGCATCTATTTTAACAAGTTTAATGGATGGTCGCTTTCACACCGCTACTGAATTAGCTTACATGGCAGGGATCAAACCCCAAACAGCAAGCTTTCACTTATCAAAATTGGTTGAAGGAAATCTTGTGAAGGTGGAGAAACAGGGACGCCATCGTTATTTTCAATTGGCTAACGCAGAAGTTGCCACCCTTTTAGAATCGTTGCTGGCCATCTCACCTCCACCTGAAATTCGCTCATTAAAACAATCAAATCAATTAAAGCTGCTTCAAGACGCGAGGACCTGTTATGATCATTTAGCTGGGAAATTAGGCGTGGGCATAACAGAATCCATGGTGTCTGCTGGTTATTTGGAAAAAGAAGAGAAAGAGTTTATAGTGACTCGAAAAGGGAACCAATTTCTTGTTGATTTTGGTGTTGATATGGATGTATTGAAAAAGAAACGGCGTTCGTTTTCTCATGCTTGCATTGATTGGAGTGAGCGACATCATCATCTTGGCGGTTCCTTAGGCAATGGACTGATGATAAGATTTCTGGAATTAGGGTGGATTGTTCAAGTCCCTTCCATTCGTGCTGTTAAAATAACGGATGCAGGAAAAAATGGGTTTAAACAATTCTTCGAGTATCCAAACGAATAG
- a CDS encoding MFS transporter, translating into MAKKQGYTARDAAFWRIIFGTGLSSVFIFAAMYAMQPLLPVFTKEFSISVSYASMAMSVTTIGLIAGLIILGFMSDRTGRGLYIKLSLFGSVLPFLLIPSVESFWLIVVLRFVQGFALAGVPAAALAYISEEVDKRYANLATALYISCNSLGGMIGRFLTGYMVEQASWQFSLYILAAFGGVLFCIVCFLLPKSKNFTSSTVRLAEDLEGFFYHLKNPSLLLVFGLGIVLQLSFTGIWTYAPFHLLAPPFMMSLEMISYLYLAYSFGVVGGPIGGWLSGKFGFNRVRLVAIILFATGILLTLSAITSLLVVGFCVICLGFFTAHSLTAGSVSREATHHKGSASSLYLVSYYIGVTLGSTLLSPWWNAFGWGGLVLLTAAVPILYVIFIQVYRSKYKKGSAVL; encoded by the coding sequence GTGGCAAAGAAGCAAGGATATACGGCGCGGGACGCTGCGTTTTGGAGAATTATTTTTGGGACAGGTCTGTCTTCTGTTTTCATCTTCGCCGCCATGTATGCCATGCAGCCTCTTCTTCCTGTTTTCACAAAAGAATTCTCCATCTCCGTTTCCTATGCAAGTATGGCCATGTCCGTTACGACAATTGGCCTGATTGCCGGCTTGATCATTTTAGGTTTTATGTCAGATCGGACGGGTCGGGGACTATATATCAAGTTATCGTTGTTCGGCTCCGTACTGCCATTTTTACTCATCCCATCGGTGGAATCCTTTTGGCTGATTGTAGTGTTGCGGTTTGTTCAAGGATTTGCATTGGCAGGCGTTCCGGCAGCCGCGCTCGCGTATATTAGCGAAGAGGTCGACAAACGATATGCCAATTTGGCGACGGCGTTATATATTTCTTGCAACAGTCTGGGAGGAATGATCGGCCGTTTCCTGACAGGATATATGGTAGAACAGGCTTCCTGGCAATTCTCCTTATATATTTTGGCCGCTTTCGGTGGAGTGTTATTTTGCATCGTCTGTTTCCTGCTGCCGAAATCGAAAAACTTCACATCGAGTACAGTTCGTCTGGCCGAAGACTTGGAAGGCTTCTTCTATCATTTGAAAAACCCATCGCTGCTTCTCGTTTTTGGATTAGGCATCGTTTTGCAGTTATCGTTTACCGGCATTTGGACTTACGCGCCATTTCATTTATTGGCGCCTCCATTTATGATGTCTCTTGAAATGATCTCCTACTTGTATCTGGCCTATAGTTTTGGAGTGGTGGGCGGCCCGATTGGCGGCTGGCTTTCCGGTAAATTCGGTTTTAATCGCGTCCGTCTGGTCGCAATCATTTTATTCGCGACTGGGATTCTGTTGACGTTGTCCGCCATTACCTCGCTGCTGGTAGTCGGTTTTTGTGTCATATGTCTTGGCTTTTTCACGGCCCATTCCTTGACTGCGGGCTCGGTCAGCAGAGAAGCGACGCATCATAAAGGCAGCGCCTCGAGTCTGTATTTGGTCTCTTATTATATTGGCGTGACACTCGGGAGCACTTTGCTTAGTCCTTGGTGGAACGCGTTCGGTTGGGGTGGGCTCGTCCTCTTAACTGCAGCTGTGCCTATTCTCTATGTGATTTTTATACAGGTTTATCGATCGAAATATAAAAAAGGAAGTGCAGTCCTCTGA
- a CDS encoding DUF6179 domain-containing protein, with product MELNHAQNRSQSVSAITINRSRLKQSQYTLTLLKEGQRAGLISSKEVYRIQVEIMQVLQQLIREYTKGESTSVTSDTAQGILASLMYAIDAYALHFREPEDAITHLGTKSVKNIHSKGIELLQQYFEEAKQLYRTIKSMRLDVPVDAYNMTIDESLPVFMNNYDIVFEGQNTMASIDYPLAVDDMKLQGVFYMKQYVERFLMETKFCHFFLHQDVLYVLKNFGKKMRFNYSIELFNIFELILNNAVFSVLSGGRANQIRISDVQYNELDQLFMSCDADKRSKLVHEAFDRIQVELEIDQELIAYINLYRDELVQRVNISAEIGSFDKLIIKEEKEHEKSIVLLLHENDRMNDMKMRELIDRIMKSDTNSDKVRLIRENVVSLHDYLDLLNSECLYGDEYDVLFAAFWDIELAVFSKIVFYEELRGDVRDFSEIVAGGTEAREEWESRYVEFMQQLDEERIKAIGHLIYNIDYEEISFY from the coding sequence ATGGAATTAAATCATGCCCAAAATCGTTCCCAATCTGTTTCAGCTATTACGATCAATCGTTCCCGGTTAAAACAAAGTCAATATACGTTGACTCTTTTAAAGGAAGGCCAGCGGGCGGGACTTATTTCCAGTAAGGAAGTTTACCGAATTCAGGTAGAGATTATGCAGGTTCTTCAGCAATTAATACGGGAATATACCAAAGGAGAAAGTACTTCGGTGACTTCGGATACCGCACAAGGGATTTTGGCATCTCTTATGTATGCCATAGACGCTTATGCCCTTCATTTTAGGGAACCTGAAGACGCTATCACTCATCTTGGTACAAAGAGTGTAAAGAACATTCATTCAAAAGGCATTGAATTACTTCAACAATACTTCGAAGAGGCCAAACAACTGTATCGGACGATAAAATCTATGAGATTAGATGTTCCTGTTGATGCATATAACATGACCATTGATGAATCATTACCTGTATTTATGAACAACTATGATATTGTCTTTGAAGGACAAAATACGATGGCGAGCATTGACTATCCTTTAGCCGTTGATGACATGAAACTTCAAGGTGTCTTTTACATGAAACAGTATGTAGAGCGCTTCTTAATGGAGACGAAATTCTGTCACTTTTTTCTTCATCAAGATGTACTATATGTTTTAAAAAATTTCGGGAAGAAAATGCGCTTTAATTATAGCATTGAGCTATTTAATATATTTGAGTTAATACTAAATAATGCTGTCTTCTCAGTGCTGTCCGGCGGAAGAGCCAATCAGATCAGAATTTCAGATGTTCAATATAACGAGTTGGATCAATTGTTTATGTCTTGTGATGCTGACAAAAGATCCAAATTGGTCCATGAAGCATTTGACCGGATCCAAGTGGAACTGGAAATAGATCAAGAGCTTATAGCTTATATCAATCTGTACCGGGATGAATTGGTTCAACGGGTAAATATCTCAGCTGAAATCGGCAGCTTTGATAAGTTAATCATCAAGGAAGAGAAGGAACACGAAAAATCAATCGTGTTACTGTTACATGAAAATGACCGGATGAATGATATGAAAATGAGAGAATTAATAGACCGAATCATGAAAAGCGATACAAATTCGGATAAAGTAAGACTCATCCGAGAGAATGTCGTTTCACTGCATGATTATTTGGATTTACTGAACTCAGAATGTTTATATGGTGACGAATATGATGTGCTATTTGCTGCATTTTGGGATATTGAATTAGCTGTTTTCAGTAAAATTGTATTTTATGAAGAATTAAGAGGAGATGTAAGGGATTTTTCAGAGATTGTAGCTGGCGGTACTGAAGCTAGGGAAGAGTGGGAATCAAGATATGTTGAATTTATGCAGCAGTTGGATGAAGAACGTATCAAAGCAATAGGGCACCTGATTTACAATATTGATTATGAGGAGATATCCTTTTATTGA
- a CDS encoding topology modulation protein, with protein sequence MKRVMVIGVSAGVGKSTFARRLGEKLGIEVTHLDRLYWQPGWKEAPAVEFSQAQEEIVQRERWIIEGNYTSTFPIREPLADTVIYLELPLYVCLYRVLKRRIQFHGKTRDDLTEGCPEKIDWPFLRFILTTYDRRKKNMKERLERYATEGKTVYYFRSSKEIKEYLKNV encoded by the coding sequence GTGAAACGTGTGATGGTCATTGGAGTTTCTGCGGGTGTCGGAAAATCTACATTCGCCAGAAGGCTTGGCGAAAAGTTGGGCATTGAAGTGACGCATCTGGACCGCCTTTATTGGCAGCCGGGTTGGAAGGAAGCTCCAGCTGTCGAGTTTTCGCAAGCCCAAGAGGAAATTGTTCAGAGGGAACGATGGATCATCGAAGGGAATTACACATCCACGTTTCCTATCCGTGAGCCGCTTGCTGATACAGTTATCTATTTGGAACTGCCGCTTTATGTATGTCTGTATAGAGTCCTCAAGCGCCGTATTCAATTCCATGGCAAGACTCGTGACGATTTGACGGAAGGCTGTCCAGAGAAGATTGACTGGCCTTTTCTCCGTTTTATCCTAACGACCTATGACCGTCGAAAAAAGAACATGAAGGAGCGGCTGGAGCGTTATGCAACGGAGGGAAAAACGGTCTACTATTTTCGTTCCTCGAAGGAGATCAAAGAGTACTTGAAAAATGTATAG
- a CDS encoding nucleotidyltransferase domain-containing protein, whose protein sequence is MKIIDETKKWLQGYDRPWGIAGGWAIDLFIGRTTRDHSDVEVAVLRTDQHQLKALLADWSFRKVINGKFHEWNEEELVLPIHELHAVLKETGDELEVLLNEVIADHWVFRRDPTITYPASSLFLKTKEGLPYLHPAVVLLYKAKGTRPKDTMDFQIAYPLLEKQDRKWLLNTLQIHTPGHEWISQIEGDLE, encoded by the coding sequence GTGAAAATTATTGATGAAACAAAAAAATGGTTACAGGGCTACGACCGGCCATGGGGAATTGCGGGCGGCTGGGCGATTGACCTGTTTATTGGCAGGACTACAAGAGATCATTCGGACGTCGAAGTCGCCGTTCTGCGGACGGATCAACACCAGCTGAAGGCCCTACTTGCCGATTGGTCGTTCCGAAAAGTGATAAATGGGAAGTTTCATGAATGGAATGAAGAAGAGCTTGTGCTTCCCATCCACGAATTGCATGCGGTACTTAAAGAAACCGGAGATGAGCTGGAAGTTCTCTTAAATGAAGTGATCGCTGATCATTGGGTATTCCGGAGAGATCCAACCATCACCTATCCCGCGTCTTCTCTGTTTCTGAAGACGAAAGAAGGTCTGCCTTATTTGCATCCAGCCGTTGTGCTCCTCTACAAAGCGAAAGGAACACGGCCAAAAGATACAATGGACTTCCAAATTGCCTATCCTTTGCTAGAAAAACAGGATAGAAAGTGGTTGCTCAACACATTGCAAATTCATACACCCGGCCATGAGTGGATCTCCCAAATAGAAGGTGATCTAGAGTGA
- a CDS encoding DMT family transporter produces MKTIKFIVLTIFTTFLMGSSFAVVKMGLPYSSPLLLAALRFILAGIIMGVIVISMKRPHPTSRISWIKLFGIGSLQTAGVMGCIFMSLRTISASESSILTFTNPLLVVVFGTLFFKKRYKFYQWIGVLLGLIGVVITMGAQFKFEIGIIFGALSAVFWALATLLVKQWGDGFDTWVLSAYQMLFGGLLLLAGSFLFEQPFFILNGHSILLLLWLSIMSSILQFAVWYYLLATSDPGKTSAYLFLAPFFGVISGWFLLGEPLYPSLIVGGLFIIFGIYLVNRTFRKTQNKS; encoded by the coding sequence ATGAAAACAATCAAATTTATAGTACTAACCATTTTTACAACTTTTTTAATGGGTTCTTCTTTTGCTGTCGTTAAAATGGGGTTGCCCTATTCCTCTCCATTGCTACTCGCAGCTCTCCGCTTTATACTCGCCGGGATTATTATGGGTGTAATCGTTATAAGTATGAAGAGACCTCATCCGACGTCTCGAATCAGCTGGATTAAATTGTTTGGAATTGGTTCACTTCAAACAGCTGGCGTAATGGGGTGCATCTTCATGAGTTTACGCACCATCTCAGCAAGTGAATCTTCTATTCTCACATTCACCAATCCATTACTTGTTGTGGTTTTCGGTACCCTATTTTTTAAAAAACGCTACAAATTTTATCAGTGGATTGGCGTTCTTCTGGGATTGATTGGTGTCGTCATCACCATGGGAGCGCAATTTAAATTTGAGATTGGAATAATCTTTGGCGCGCTTTCAGCTGTATTTTGGGCCCTAGCCACATTATTAGTCAAACAGTGGGGCGACGGTTTCGATACGTGGGTGTTATCCGCTTATCAAATGCTGTTTGGCGGATTGCTGCTTTTAGCAGGCAGTTTTCTATTTGAACAACCGTTTTTCATTTTAAACGGCCATTCCATTCTCCTCTTGTTATGGTTAAGCATTATGTCCTCTATCTTGCAATTTGCTGTTTGGTATTATCTGTTGGCAACGAGTGATCCAGGAAAAACAAGCGCCTACTTGTTTTTAGCTCCTTTCTTCGGCGTCATTTCCGGTTGGTTCCTACTGGGAGAGCCTTTATACCCTTCACTCATAGTGGGTGGCTTGTTCATCATATTTGGTATTTATCTTGTCAATCGAACTTTCCGGAAGACACAAAACAAGAGTTAA
- a CDS encoding DASS family sodium-coupled anion symporter, which yields MFSTAWQRLWGMHDQVKDLFRFFFHPNSSEMASGGGGGQPVGVKNEGGGRESRSYSPAQLIGLILGPLLFFLTLAFFQPADLSPEGVAILASTLWIATWWITEAIPIPVTSLLPLVLFPLSGGMEVKSTASAYGDETIFLFMGGFMIALAMEKWNLHRRIALTIISLIGTNMDRIVLGFMVATGFLSMWISNTATAMMMVPIGLAIIYQVSDALKDDPSIDTSKENFGFGKALMLGIAYSASLGGIATLIGTPPNTLLAGAIDKMYGIELSFAKWMLFGVPLSWTFILITWVYLAKFAYPSKLKTLPGGRAVINSERSKLGSASIEEILVFIIFVLAALSWITRTFLIAKIIPGVSDGVIAMTFAILLFIIPSIKKKGDHLLDWNTAVKLPWGILLLFGGGLAIAAGFVSSELSVWIGSQLSGLHGVNVLVVIIIVTTLVIFLTEITSNTATASMMYPIMASLAVALGFHPYALMIAAGVAASCAFMLPVATPPNAVVFGSGYLRIPDMAKAGFVLNIIGIILVTAAIYVLLPLIWGIDLTTIPESFK from the coding sequence ATGTTTTCGACTGCTTGGCAGCGCTTGTGGGGCATGCACGATCAGGTGAAAGATCTATTCCGATTCTTCTTTCATCCGAACAGTTCTGAAATGGCTTCGGGTGGCGGCGGCGGACAGCCGGTCGGAGTAAAGAATGAAGGAGGAGGACGTGAGTCTCGGAGTTATTCGCCCGCACAATTGATTGGACTTATTTTAGGACCGCTTTTATTTTTCCTGACGCTGGCCTTTTTCCAACCGGCCGACCTTTCTCCAGAAGGGGTCGCCATTTTAGCGAGTACGCTTTGGATCGCCACTTGGTGGATTACCGAAGCAATTCCGATACCAGTCACTTCCTTGTTGCCACTTGTACTCTTTCCCTTATCAGGTGGCATGGAAGTAAAGTCAACCGCGTCTGCGTATGGAGATGAAACTATTTTCCTTTTCATGGGTGGATTCATGATTGCCTTGGCGATGGAAAAATGGAACTTGCACCGTCGGATTGCCTTAACCATTATTTCATTAATTGGAACGAATATGGACCGCATTGTATTGGGGTTCATGGTGGCAACCGGTTTCTTGTCGATGTGGATTTCCAATACAGCCACAGCCATGATGATGGTGCCGATTGGACTTGCGATCATTTACCAAGTCTCGGATGCGTTAAAAGATGATCCATCCATTGATACCTCGAAGGAAAATTTCGGATTTGGGAAGGCGCTGATGCTGGGTATTGCTTACTCCGCTTCACTTGGCGGCATTGCCACATTGATCGGAACGCCGCCGAATACGTTGCTCGCAGGGGCTATTGATAAAATGTACGGTATTGAGCTCTCTTTTGCTAAATGGATGTTGTTTGGCGTTCCTCTATCTTGGACTTTCATTTTGATTACATGGGTATACCTAGCCAAATTTGCGTATCCATCCAAATTGAAGACGCTGCCTGGCGGGCGGGCTGTCATCAACTCGGAGAGAAGCAAACTTGGAAGCGCTTCCATTGAGGAGATACTCGTTTTCATCATTTTTGTCTTAGCAGCATTGTCATGGATCACCCGTACATTCCTTATTGCAAAGATTATTCCTGGCGTTTCAGACGGCGTCATCGCCATGACCTTTGCGATTCTCTTATTCATTATCCCGTCCATCAAGAAAAAAGGAGATCATCTGCTAGACTGGAATACGGCCGTGAAATTGCCGTGGGGCATCCTTCTCCTATTCGGAGGTGGGCTGGCCATCGCAGCGGGCTTCGTCAGTTCTGAACTGTCTGTATGGATCGGTTCCCAATTATCAGGGTTGCACGGTGTCAATGTCCTTGTTGTCATTATTATCGTCACGACGCTTGTTATCTTCCTAACCGAAATAACGTCGAACACGGCGACTGCGTCCATGATGTATCCAATCATGGCTTCACTCGCGGTCGCACTCGGTTTCCACCCTTACGCGCTAATGATTGCAGCAGGGGTCGCGGCTTCTTGTGCCTTTATGCTTCCGGTTGCTACACCGCCGAACGCTGTTGTTTTCGGCTCGGGGTATTTACGCATCCCTGACATGGCAAAAGCCGGATTTGTGCTCAATATTATTGGTATTATTTTGGTGACAGCTGCAATTTATGTACTTTTGCCGCTTATCTGGGGTATTGATTTGACAACCATTCCGGAATCGTTCAAATAA
- a CDS encoding methyl-accepting chemotaxis protein: MKISIRIKLIVITLALLIIPSVTIGISGYWTAKTNLDEIGSMGLKNNVMSALDLISRLNEQVENGSMTLEEAQIKAKESLIGPLQADGTRSIENKVDMGKYGYYFVLDKEGIALVHPTMEGKNLYDSQSDDGRYTTREMLKAAEDGGGFVAFDFQVPGEDRVAPKIVYAETDPAWGWVVISGTYLSDFNSGANDLLITLAIVLAISILLGAALIIWFSGHLSKPIRMVTEHVGKVADGDLTSEQMVVRNKDEIGELTRYVNRMSGNLKQMIEQVSTASMQVAATSEELSASSEQTSRSVEQVAGAIQDLAYGTDAQMDKMEQSNEAIQQMTDEMNKLSAAMRQANETSKSTAEIADNGGEVISRTINHMHTIQQETASTAELINELGNKSLEITKILSMITDVAEQTNLLALNAAIEAARAGEHGRGFAVVADEVKKLAEQSANSASQVGQLIDAIQKDIDQSVIAINRGHASVNEGIDLVNGAGDAFRNISTGVEDVLVQIGEVSKSLQANVQEFETVSGSIGEASKISVDSASHTQNIAAAAEEQTASMEEIAAASDTLARMAEELQETVRAFRL; encoded by the coding sequence ATGAAGATTTCAATTCGTATTAAACTAATAGTCATTACGTTGGCTCTTTTGATCATACCGAGTGTGACAATAGGCATATCAGGTTACTGGACGGCAAAAACCAACTTGGATGAAATTGGATCGATGGGGCTTAAAAATAACGTCATGTCAGCGCTTGATTTGATTTCCAGGTTGAATGAACAAGTAGAAAACGGTTCCATGACGCTCGAGGAAGCGCAAATTAAGGCGAAGGAGTCTTTGATCGGTCCTCTTCAAGCGGATGGCACGCGCTCCATTGAGAACAAAGTAGATATGGGGAAGTATGGTTATTACTTCGTTTTGGATAAAGAAGGGATCGCACTCGTCCATCCTACGATGGAAGGGAAAAACTTATATGATTCCCAATCGGACGACGGGCGGTACACGACGCGTGAAATGCTCAAAGCCGCAGAGGATGGAGGCGGTTTTGTTGCATTCGATTTTCAAGTCCCTGGTGAGGATAGGGTGGCACCAAAAATTGTTTATGCTGAAACGGATCCTGCATGGGGTTGGGTTGTCATTTCCGGTACATACTTGAGTGACTTCAATAGCGGGGCGAATGATCTACTCATCACATTGGCGATTGTACTAGCTATTTCGATTCTCTTGGGAGCCGCTTTGATCATTTGGTTCTCCGGACATTTATCAAAGCCGATCCGGATGGTGACGGAACATGTCGGCAAGGTGGCGGATGGCGATTTGACGTCTGAGCAGATGGTCGTTCGCAACAAAGATGAAATAGGTGAATTGACTCGTTATGTGAATCGGATGTCAGGTAATTTAAAACAAATGATCGAGCAAGTGTCCACTGCATCCATGCAAGTGGCAGCAACGTCAGAGGAGTTATCAGCCAGCAGCGAACAGACAAGCCGTTCGGTGGAACAGGTAGCAGGAGCAATTCAGGATTTGGCGTACGGGACGGATGCCCAGATGGACAAAATGGAGCAGTCCAACGAGGCAATCCAGCAAATGACGGATGAAATGAATAAGCTTTCAGCTGCAATGAGACAGGCGAATGAGACATCCAAGTCGACAGCCGAGATTGCGGATAATGGCGGGGAAGTCATCTCCAGGACCATTAACCACATGCACACCATTCAGCAGGAAACTGCATCCACGGCTGAATTGATCAATGAACTGGGCAATAAATCCTTGGAAATTACCAAGATTCTTTCCATGATCACGGATGTTGCTGAGCAGACGAACTTACTCGCTTTGAATGCGGCAATTGAAGCGGCACGTGCAGGAGAACACGGCCGAGGATTTGCAGTTGTTGCAGACGAAGTGAAAAAGTTGGCGGAGCAGTCCGCGAATTCTGCCAGCCAAGTCGGTCAACTCATCGACGCAATCCAAAAGGATATTGACCAATCCGTCATTGCCATTAATCGTGGACATGCGTCTGTCAATGAAGGGATTGACTTGGTCAATGGAGCGGGAGATGCTTTCCGAAACATTTCCACAGGCGTCGAAGATGTGCTTGTTCAGATCGGGGAAGTATCCAAGTCATTACAAGCGAATGTGCAGGAGTTTGAGACGGTGTCTGGATCAATTGGAGAAGCTTCCAAGATTTCGGTCGACTCGGCGTCGCACACACAAAATATAGCAGCCGCAGCGGAAGAGCAAACAGCTTCCATGGAGGAAATTGCTGCCGCATCGGATACTCTCGCTAGGATGGCAGAGGAACTGCAAGAAACAGTCCGGGCGTTTAGGCTCTAA
- a CDS encoding DUF6323 family protein translates to MDLSHLINAIQLSPQSQTVKELLDLNEKTKEYGLVLTPGDVKSIITSRNKVLHDYARVELSNEVLKELIEVYAASPYMDQNHYVETLNDLQEIFYYLRNETEDKISDVKLIDQIIEYFNGPCAGSVVLVRSEMESLAENFRSDLIRGKTSLEGDDKTWN, encoded by the coding sequence ATGGATTTATCCCATCTCATAAATGCCATCCAATTATCTCCGCAGTCCCAGACAGTGAAGGAACTGCTCGACTTAAACGAAAAAACGAAGGAATATGGCTTGGTGCTAACACCAGGTGATGTAAAGTCTATTATTACGTCTAGAAATAAAGTACTTCATGACTATGCACGAGTCGAGCTGAGCAATGAGGTATTAAAAGAGTTAATTGAGGTGTATGCTGCTTCGCCCTATATGGATCAGAATCATTATGTGGAAACATTAAATGATCTTCAGGAGATTTTTTATTATCTTAGAAATGAAACGGAAGATAAGATTAGCGACGTGAAACTAATTGATCAGATAATAGAGTATTTTAACGGTCCGTGTGCTGGCTCGGTGGTGCTGGTACGGAGTGAAATGGAGAGCCTTGCAGAAAACTTCAGGAGTGATTTGATCCGTGGTAAGACTTCGCTGGAAGGGGACGATAAAACATGGAATTAA
- a CDS encoding L,D-transpeptidase, translated as MLRIEVSVSKRQLRLYDNDRLVKTYPVAVGKMVTATPIGTYKIINKQRNPGGPFGAFWMGLSRPHYGIHGTNNPSSIGKAVSHGCIRMYNKDVLELAAKVPVGTIVKIQEK; from the coding sequence TTGCTTCGAATTGAAGTGTCTGTATCCAAACGGCAATTACGCCTGTATGATAATGATCGACTTGTTAAAACATACCCGGTGGCTGTTGGAAAAATGGTGACCGCTACTCCAATTGGGACGTATAAAATTATTAATAAGCAACGGAATCCCGGTGGTCCCTTCGGAGCGTTCTGGATGGGATTGTCCAGACCGCATTATGGCATTCACGGGACCAACAATCCATCCTCTATTGGGAAAGCTGTGTCACACGGCTGCATCCGGATGTATAACAAGGATGTGTTAGAACTTGCAGCCAAGGTGCCGGTGGGAACGATTGTGAAAATCCAGGAGAAGTAA